The proteins below come from a single Dendropsophus ebraccatus isolate aDenEbr1 chromosome 15, aDenEbr1.pat, whole genome shotgun sequence genomic window:
- the CHGB gene encoding secretogranin-1, whose product MPPVLVLLSLLVGTLEVSAAPLEKGIHPDEMVTRCIVEVLSNALAKPNAPPIDPECKEILKKSSQHSLNEKEDEQKQYETRNNKDFGGVDKHQYESKEEEKQDLPKEENEEKRHHEEEETKEEKGEEKKHVEDKEETTGHSKERGFIDDNEDDGDDEEGEEHKNQHEKEEVEKKANYHHDSSQEVKHDIFDKKVHQTAKSVEEFSEEDEEPNHLEEIFKRYPISQSPKEPIFHKYQSPHSDETSEESDEKEEEKKRSYNPKHDDFAQRILDYEEKRSRQEDERNYLPSNEDIFHYRGQKPRFGQDPFENHLKNNYEKRTHHEIESSEESREKRHHHQDSEEEEDHRDRNDESNERELMGHHYDDKKHYLEVKRWPSPKNTRPNYDQSSEDSEESKEDIEKRHKDDRLEKQDLYRKLKHHLQDSEEDRSYKPEKKQEDKRHYISDEMVDEMKRYYPDLSYEQNIRHYNGKNTDESHYPGNDKYKRRHSEEETRSFSRYSIPEDPFRWKNSRYFENKDNGEEERKRSQQSKNLFPDYDDYDLWGKKQFLDDINREYGEKKNPLKIPKFEEKRQYDRMDELAQLLNYKKKSVEFPDFYDSGEIKKRHFNERSRLRQRPLTEEEEKELENLAIMDLELQKIAEKLSNNRQG is encoded by the exons GCAGTCAGCACAGTTTAAATGAAAAAGAAGATGAACAGAAACAGTATGAAACAAGAAACAATAAGGATTTTGGAGGCGTGGATAAACACCAATATGAAAGCAAGGAAGAAGAAAAACAAGATTTACcaaaagaagaaaatgaagagAAACGGCACCATGAAGAGGAGGAAACCAAAGaggaaaagggagaagaaaaaaaacatgtagaaGATAAAGAGGAGACCACTGGACACTCCAAAGAAAGGGGCTTTATTGATGATAATgaagatgatggtgatgatgaagaAGGTGAGGAACACAAAAACCAACACGAGAAAGAAGAAGTAGAAAAAAAGGCCAATTATCACCATGATAGTTCGCAAGAGGTAAAACATGATATTTTTGACAAAAAAGTTCACCAAACAGCTAAAAGTGTTGAAGAATTCTCAGAGGAAGATGAAGAACCAAACCACTTGGAGGAGATCTTTAAGAGAtaccctataagtcaaagtccaAAGGAACCAATTTTCCACAAATACCAATCGCCTCACTCTGATGAAACATCAGAAGAATCTGatgaaaaggaagaagaaaaaaaaagaagctataaTCCAAAACATGATGACTTTGCTCAAAGAATCCTTGACTATGAGGAGAAGAGAAGCCGTCAAGAAGACGAGAGGAATTACCTTCCTTCAAATGAGGATATATTTCACTACAGGGGACAAAAGCCACGCTTTGGTCAGGACCCTTTTGAGAACCATCTGAAGAATAACTATGAGAAGAGAACACACCATGAGATCGAAAGTTCTGAGGAGTCAAGAGAGAAGAGGCACCATCACCAAGACAGTGAGGAAGAGGAAGACCACCGTGATAGAAATGATGAGAGCAATGAAAGAGAGCTGATGGGACATCACTATGATGACAAGAAACATTATTTAGAAGTCAAGAGGTGGCCAAGTCCCAAAAATACTCGACCAAATTATGACCAAAGTAGTGAAGACAGCGAAGAAAGCAAAGAAGACATCGAGAAACGCCATAAAGATGATAGGCTAGAGAAACAAGACCTCTACAGGAAACTGAAACATCATCTCCAGGACAGTGAAGAAGACAGATCATATAAACCAGAAAAGAAACAAGAAGACAAAAGACATTACATAAGCGATGAAATGGTGGATGAGATGAAAAGATATTATCCAGACTTGTCTTACGAGCAAAATATAAGACATTACAATGGAAAAAATACAGATGAATCACATTACCCTGGCAATGACAAGTACAAGAGACGTCATTCTGAAGAAGAAACAAGATCATTCAGCAGATACTCTATTCCCGAGGACCCTTTCAGGTGGAAGAACAGCCGATATTTTGAGAATAAGGACAATGGCGaagaagagagaaagagaagtcAGCAAAGCAAAAATCTGTTTCCGGACTATGACGACTATGACCTTTGGGGTAAAAAGCAATTCCTTGATGACATAAATCGTGAATATGGCGAAAAAAAGAACCCACTCAAAATCCCCAAGTTTGAAGAAAAGAGACAATACGACAGAATGGATGAACTGGCGCAGCTACTTAACTACAAAAAGAAGTCTGTTGAGTTTCCAGATTTCTATGACTCAGGAGAAATAAAGAAACGCCATTTTAATGAACGGAGCAGACTGCGCCAAAGGCCTTTAACAGaggaggag GAGAAGGAACTGGAGAATCTGGCTATCATGGATCTGGAGTTGCAGAAGATTGCCGAAAAGCTTAGCAATAACCGACAAGGCTGA